From Tiliqua scincoides isolate rTilSci1 chromosome 2, rTilSci1.hap2, whole genome shotgun sequence, the proteins below share one genomic window:
- the AK3 gene encoding GTP:AMP phosphotransferase AK3, mitochondrial has product MVGPRALLLRAVIMGPPGSGKGTVSARIVKHFALKHLSSGDLLRDNMNKRTEVGILVKSYIDQGRLIPDGVMTQLMLSELKNADQYHVLLDGFPRTVPQAEALDKVCPIDTVIDLDVPFETIRERLTARWIHPASGRVYNLDFNPPKVPGTDDITGEPLVQRDDDKPETVMKRLKSYEAETKPVLEYYRRKGVLESFSGTETNKIWPRVHSFLQTKLPEVNQKEAATHT; this is encoded by the exons ATGGTGGGGCCGCGGGCGCTGCTGCTGCGGGCCGTGATCATGGGGCCCCCGGGCTCCGGGAAAGGCACCGTCTCCGCCCGCATCGTCAAGCACTTCGCCCTGAAGCATCTCTCCAGCGGGGATCTGCTCAGGGACAACATGAACAAAAGGacag AAGTTGGTATCCTTGTTAAGTCGTATATTGATCAAGGGCGACTGATTCCTGAtggtgttatgacacagctgATGCTAAGTGAGCTGAAAAATGCAGACCAGTACCATGTGCTGCTGGATG GCTTCCCTAGGACTGTTCCACAGGCAGAAGCTCTGGATAAAGTGTGTCCAATAGACACTGTTATTGACTTAGATGTGCCTTTTGAGACCATCAGAGAACGCCTGACTGCACGTTGGATCCATCCTGCCAGTGGCAGAGTTTACAATCTTGATTTCAATCCTCCCAAAGTCCCT GGCACTGATGATATTACTGGAGAACCCCTTGTTCAGCGGGATGATGATAAACCAGAAACtgttatgaagaggctgaaatcTTATGAAGCAGAAACCAAGCCTGTTCTGGAATACTACCG GCGGAAAGGTGTGTTGGAATCTTTCTCTGGAACTGAAACCAACAAAATCTGGCCCCGTGTTCATAGCTTCCTTCAAACCAAGCTACCCGAGGTGAACCAGAAGGAAGCTGCTACCCACACCTGA